Proteins encoded in a region of the Agromyces protaetiae genome:
- a CDS encoding SDR family NAD(P)-dependent oxidoreductase — protein sequence MAKDYRGTTAIITGASAGLGAEFATQLAARGADVVLVARREDRLRELAGRLSGAHGVTATPIELDLAEPGSAAALRAALDERGIRPQTLVNNAGFGMKGAFAEADASRVDEMVAVNVAALVSLTREFLPDLVRDGRGALVNIASTAAYQPCPNMAVYGATKAFVLSLTEALAYETRASGLGVLALSPGATATEFFEVVGSADAAVGRFQTPDAVVRLALRRLDRMRMPLSVVSGVGNAVNATLARFIPRRLAVSVSGRVLR from the coding sequence ATGGCGAAGGACTATCGGGGCACGACCGCGATCATCACCGGCGCGAGTGCCGGGCTCGGTGCCGAGTTCGCGACGCAGCTCGCCGCACGCGGCGCGGACGTCGTGCTCGTCGCGCGGCGGGAGGACCGATTGCGCGAGCTCGCGGGCCGGCTCTCGGGGGCGCACGGCGTCACGGCGACGCCGATCGAGCTCGACCTCGCCGAACCGGGCTCGGCGGCCGCGCTGCGCGCGGCGCTCGACGAGCGCGGCATCCGCCCGCAGACGCTCGTGAACAATGCGGGTTTCGGCATGAAAGGTGCGTTCGCGGAAGCGGATGCCTCGCGGGTCGACGAGATGGTCGCGGTGAACGTCGCGGCGCTCGTGAGCCTCACGCGCGAGTTCCTGCCCGACCTCGTGCGCGACGGGCGCGGCGCGCTCGTGAACATCGCGAGCACCGCTGCCTACCAGCCGTGCCCGAACATGGCGGTCTACGGCGCCACCAAGGCGTTCGTGTTGAGCCTCACCGAGGCGCTCGCCTACGAGACGCGAGCGTCGGGACTCGGCGTGCTCGCGCTCAGTCCGGGGGCCACGGCGACCGAGTTCTTCGAGGTCGTCGGCTCGGCGGATGCCGCGGTCGGCCGGTTCCAGACGCCCGACGCGGTGGTGCGGCTCGCGCTGCGCAGACTCGACCGCATGCGCATGCCGTTGAGCGTGGTCTCGGGTGTCGGCAACGCCGTGAACGCGACGCTCGCCCGGTTCATCCCGCGTCGCCTGGCGGTCTCGGTCTCGGGCCGCGTGCTGCGCTGA
- a CDS encoding multicopper oxidase family protein, with amino-acid sequence MSLLPELLQPVPDGGWAWRRSVADLEPDAARDVPAPHPSHQASKPDASAAPATERPSGGEPSDAGPRRSELVRRVAAAVAVATALGVGAIAWSSTLVGEYSVMDLAPGPAAHAGHAGHAGHDPASDAGAPGASVASATAPQTSVTDLAAPADRPADVHVELVARQGTVDVPGGHPVEGYTVNGTSPGPEIRARQGDLVEVEFVNATVAAGATLHWHGMDVPNAADGVAGITQDVVPVGGRFTYRFVADDAGTYWYHSHQVSHEQVVGGLLGAVVIEPRSPAPGSADAPAGSPEVTALLHVYGGQHTLNGRAGDERVAVAPGERVRVRVVNTDQGTASVWSAAPFTVVATDGHEVTSPTPVTDQRVLIPAGGRADVSVQAPPHGAARLHVGGARSILIGDVDPATEAATDAADAPQPADTLDLLAYGAAAPLDFDPAAPDRSFDYVIARRFGIIDGRPGNFWTVNGRMFPDMPMFHVREGDVVVMHLRNDSGDVHPMHLHGHHVVVLARDGVAATGSPWVVDSLDVHPGERYDIAFVADNPGIWSDHCHTLPHAVDGLVAHVMYDGVTTPFTINGAAGNRPE; translated from the coding sequence ATGTCGCTGCTGCCTGAGCTGCTGCAACCCGTCCCCGACGGCGGGTGGGCGTGGCGCCGTTCGGTCGCCGACCTCGAGCCCGACGCAGCCAGGGACGTCCCTGCACCGCATCCTTCGCACCAGGCGTCGAAGCCCGATGCATCCGCTGCACCCGCGACCGAACGCCCCAGCGGCGGCGAGCCGTCGGACGCCGGCCCCCGCCGGAGCGAACTCGTCCGCCGCGTCGCCGCCGCCGTCGCCGTCGCGACCGCGCTCGGCGTCGGCGCGATCGCCTGGAGCTCGACGCTCGTCGGCGAGTACTCGGTCATGGACCTGGCACCCGGGCCTGCGGCGCATGCCGGCCATGCCGGCCATGCCGGTCACGATCCCGCGAGCGATGCAGGTGCACCCGGAGCATCCGTCGCGAGCGCGACCGCACCCCAGACCAGCGTGACCGACCTCGCCGCGCCGGCCGATCGCCCCGCCGACGTGCACGTCGAGCTCGTCGCCCGGCAGGGCACCGTCGACGTGCCCGGCGGGCACCCGGTCGAGGGGTACACCGTGAACGGCACCTCGCCAGGCCCCGAGATCCGCGCCAGACAGGGCGACCTCGTCGAGGTCGAGTTCGTGAACGCGACAGTCGCCGCCGGCGCAACCCTGCACTGGCACGGCATGGACGTGCCGAACGCCGCAGACGGCGTCGCGGGCATCACCCAAGACGTCGTGCCCGTCGGCGGGCGCTTCACGTACCGCTTCGTCGCCGACGACGCCGGCACGTACTGGTACCACTCGCACCAGGTCTCGCACGAGCAGGTGGTCGGTGGACTGCTGGGCGCGGTGGTCATCGAGCCGCGTTCGCCGGCTCCAGGTTCAGCGGATGCTCCGGCCGGCAGCCCCGAGGTCACCGCCTTGCTGCACGTCTACGGCGGGCAGCACACCCTCAACGGGCGCGCCGGCGACGAGCGCGTCGCCGTCGCGCCGGGCGAACGCGTGCGCGTCCGCGTGGTCAACACGGACCAGGGCACGGCATCGGTGTGGTCGGCGGCCCCGTTCACCGTCGTCGCGACCGACGGTCACGAGGTGACCTCGCCCACGCCGGTCACGGATCAGCGGGTGCTCATCCCGGCCGGCGGGCGGGCGGATGTCTCGGTGCAGGCGCCGCCCCACGGTGCCGCCCGACTGCACGTGGGCGGCGCCCGGAGCATCCTGATCGGCGATGTGGACCCGGCCACCGAGGCCGCCACCGATGCCGCAGACGCCCCACAGCCCGCCGATACTCTCGATCTGCTCGCCTACGGCGCTGCCGCACCCCTCGACTTCGACCCGGCCGCACCCGACAGGTCGTTCGACTACGTGATCGCCCGCCGATTCGGCATCATCGACGGCCGTCCCGGGAACTTCTGGACCGTCAACGGCCGCATGTTTCCCGACATGCCCATGTTCCATGTGCGCGAGGGCGATGTCGTCGTCATGCATCTCCGGAACGATTCGGGCGACGTGCACCCCATGCACCTGCACGGCCACCACGTCGTCGTGCTCGCGCGCGACGGGGTCGCCGCGACCGGCAGCCCGTGGGTCGTCGACTCGCTCGACGTGCACCCCGGCGAGCGCTACGACATCGCATTCGTCGCCGACAATCCGGGCATCTGGAGCGACCACTGCCACACGCTCCCCCACGCGGTCGACGGGCTCGTCGCCCACGTCATGTACGACGGCGTGACCACGCCGTTCACGATCAACGGCGCGGCGGGCAACCGCCCCGAGTGA
- a CDS encoding COX15/CtaA family protein translates to MRRVYTVLAWSVAGGVVVQAAAIAFAFGGVLNRVQEGGVVDKALVESGGSAGRGELGFWIHGLVGGVAIPMIAVALLVVSFLVRARGARLWAAIVLAVVLLQVTLGFSLTDVPYLGLIHGANAVAVVGTASIAALRMRPPRTARPDAASADAAVRSGASSDVAAA, encoded by the coding sequence ATGCGCAGGGTCTACACCGTTCTCGCCTGGAGCGTCGCCGGGGGCGTCGTCGTCCAGGCCGCCGCGATCGCCTTCGCGTTCGGCGGCGTCCTGAACCGCGTCCAGGAGGGCGGCGTCGTCGACAAGGCGCTCGTCGAGAGCGGTGGATCCGCCGGGCGCGGCGAGCTCGGCTTCTGGATCCACGGCCTCGTCGGCGGCGTCGCCATCCCGATGATCGCCGTTGCACTGCTGGTCGTGTCGTTCCTCGTGCGGGCGCGCGGAGCGCGCCTGTGGGCGGCGATCGTGCTCGCGGTCGTCCTGCTCCAGGTCACGCTCGGCTTCTCGCTGACGGACGTCCCGTACCTCGGCCTCATCCACGGCGCCAATGCGGTCGCGGTCGTCGGCACCGCGTCGATCGCCGCCCTCCGCATGCGCCCCCCGCGCACGGCGCGACCGGATGCGGCGAGCGCGGACGCCGCGGTCAGGTCAGGAGCGTCGTCAGATGTCGCTGCTGCCTGA
- a CDS encoding sensor histidine kinase codes for MDRRWICLATLGPIGVAALGYIVVVRGFVAADADHGLAWPLLGALPLFVLGMWLLTVSSSRTAVFVALASTSLLVGSAYETLMVWNPWIAQEEWFPLLNAVGLTADGVATAAFLSVFATFPDGALERRWQRIAVWLLWVPALAGVLTLLTTPFVVVSPYVGFSGAGIANPFAVPWLEWAAQPVGLLVVQAWPAVAIGLTILVSRALFGSVDVRRRTRVMALTVASAVVAFVLWAIAPTLPGLELLVYGSLIALPVAAIHGILRYGAFDIAPDDRGRTVARSSTLLITVFYAIAVATPALLLSDVLDVVPAVLVTVVVAVVLLPARAWAERAIRRVLYGDRERQFSMLSALGSQLEQSVEPAVLLDRLAAAVRDGLDASWVRIRLMDADGLLDQTSAGLAGELPVDAAPDPAPEPVEASALVLGDETLGRIEVGPRRRGEYGDAERAVLRTVAGQSAAWVANVRLTAQLAEQLDELTASRERLVAAQDDERRRLERDLHDGIQQNVVALIAGLRLARNRLERGELISAELAELQDQARETLTDLRELARGIHPPVLSDNGLVAAVESGVARYPIPLEVAADARVRAERYPDEVETTAYYVVREALANTAKHAGATHAAVELMRRDGHLVVSIRDDGRGVGVDLAAARVAHGGLANIRDRVAALKGTVTVVRAEPTGTSVIVDIPLVSATDGGMESRPSG; via the coding sequence GTGGACCGCAGGTGGATCTGCCTCGCGACGCTCGGCCCCATCGGGGTCGCCGCACTGGGCTACATCGTCGTCGTCCGCGGATTCGTCGCAGCGGACGCGGACCACGGGCTCGCGTGGCCGCTGCTCGGCGCGTTGCCGCTGTTCGTGCTCGGGATGTGGCTGCTCACGGTGTCGTCGTCGCGCACGGCGGTGTTTGTCGCGCTCGCCTCGACCTCTTTGCTCGTGGGTTCGGCGTACGAGACGCTCATGGTCTGGAACCCGTGGATCGCACAGGAGGAGTGGTTCCCCCTGCTCAACGCGGTCGGCCTGACGGCAGACGGGGTTGCGACGGCGGCATTCCTCTCCGTGTTCGCGACCTTCCCCGACGGTGCGCTCGAGCGTCGGTGGCAGCGGATCGCGGTGTGGCTGCTGTGGGTGCCCGCGCTCGCGGGAGTGCTGACCCTGCTGACGACCCCGTTCGTGGTCGTGTCGCCATACGTCGGCTTCAGCGGCGCCGGAATCGCGAACCCGTTCGCGGTGCCGTGGCTCGAATGGGCCGCGCAGCCGGTGGGTCTGCTCGTCGTGCAGGCGTGGCCGGCCGTGGCCATCGGGCTCACCATCCTCGTGTCGCGGGCGCTGTTCGGCTCGGTCGACGTGCGCCGTCGAACCCGGGTCATGGCGTTGACCGTCGCGTCCGCCGTCGTCGCGTTCGTGCTCTGGGCGATCGCGCCGACGCTGCCCGGCCTCGAGCTGCTCGTCTACGGGTCGCTCATCGCGCTGCCCGTCGCGGCGATCCACGGGATTCTCCGCTACGGCGCCTTCGACATCGCACCGGACGACCGGGGGCGCACGGTCGCCCGCTCGTCCACGCTGCTCATCACCGTGTTCTACGCGATCGCGGTGGCGACCCCAGCCCTGCTGCTCTCCGACGTGCTCGACGTCGTGCCGGCGGTGTTGGTCACCGTCGTGGTCGCGGTGGTGCTGCTGCCGGCGCGGGCGTGGGCGGAGCGGGCGATCCGCCGGGTGCTCTACGGCGACCGCGAACGCCAGTTCAGCATGCTCAGCGCGCTCGGGTCGCAGCTCGAGCAGTCGGTCGAGCCCGCCGTGCTGCTCGACCGGCTCGCGGCCGCGGTGCGCGACGGCTTGGACGCCTCGTGGGTGCGGATCCGGCTCATGGACGCCGACGGGCTGCTCGACCAGACCTCGGCGGGGCTGGCCGGCGAGCTGCCGGTCGACGCGGCGCCTGACCCGGCGCCTGAACCGGTCGAGGCATCCGCCCTGGTGCTCGGTGACGAGACGCTGGGACGCATCGAGGTCGGGCCGCGGCGGCGCGGCGAGTACGGCGACGCCGAGCGCGCGGTGCTGCGGACCGTCGCGGGGCAGTCCGCAGCCTGGGTCGCGAACGTGCGCCTCACCGCGCAGCTCGCCGAGCAGCTGGACGAGCTGACGGCCTCGCGCGAACGACTGGTCGCCGCGCAGGACGACGAACGGCGGCGGCTCGAGCGCGACCTGCACGACGGCATCCAGCAGAACGTCGTCGCGCTGATCGCGGGCCTGCGGCTCGCGCGCAACCGCCTCGAGCGCGGCGAGCTGATCTCGGCGGAGCTCGCCGAGCTGCAGGACCAGGCGCGGGAGACGCTGACGGACCTTCGGGAGCTGGCCCGTGGCATCCACCCGCCGGTGCTGAGCGACAACGGGCTCGTGGCCGCCGTCGAGTCGGGCGTCGCGCGCTACCCGATCCCGCTCGAGGTGGCCGCGGATGCGCGCGTGCGCGCCGAGCGCTACCCGGACGAGGTGGAGACGACCGCCTACTACGTGGTGCGCGAGGCGCTCGCGAACACCGCGAAGCACGCGGGCGCGACGCACGCGGCGGTCGAGCTCATGCGGCGCGATGGGCATCTCGTGGTCTCCATTCGCGATGACGGACGGGGGGTCGGCGTCGACCTCGCCGCCGCGCGGGTCGCGCACGGCGGTCTGGCGAACATCCGCGACCGGGTGGCCGCGTTGAAGGGAACGGTAACCGTCGTGCGAGCCGAGCCGACGGGGACGTCGGTGATTGTGGATATCCCGCTGGTGTCGGCGACCGATGGAGGAATGGAGTCGCGCCCGAGTGGATGA
- a CDS encoding response regulator transcription factor, translating into MLRVVIAEDNYLVREGLRRLLEDSGEVDVVASVGTATELLDAVRRLVPDAVLTDIRMPPGHHMEGIEAAHAIRAGSSSTGVVVLSQHADESYALALFNDGSAGLGYLLKDRIGDLEDLVHALREVRAGGSVIDPAIVDTLVRRRSASGGASPLAGLSPRELDVLREMAAGKTNAGIEAALFLSASTVEKHVNAIFTKLRLPESGVHRRVAAVLAFLRSSSGSHGSSGSA; encoded by the coding sequence GTGTTGCGCGTCGTCATCGCCGAGGACAACTACCTCGTGCGCGAGGGGTTGCGACGCCTGCTCGAGGACTCGGGGGAGGTCGACGTCGTCGCCTCCGTGGGCACCGCGACCGAGCTGCTCGACGCGGTGCGGCGGCTCGTGCCCGACGCGGTGCTGACCGATATCCGGATGCCGCCCGGCCACCACATGGAGGGCATCGAGGCGGCACACGCGATCCGGGCCGGGTCGTCGTCGACCGGGGTCGTCGTGCTGTCCCAGCACGCCGACGAGAGCTACGCGCTGGCGCTGTTCAACGACGGGTCGGCTGGCCTCGGGTATTTGCTCAAGGATCGGATCGGCGATCTCGAAGACCTCGTGCACGCGCTGCGCGAGGTGCGCGCGGGCGGGTCGGTGATCGATCCGGCGATCGTGGACACGCTCGTGCGCCGGCGAAGCGCGTCGGGCGGGGCGAGCCCGCTCGCCGGTCTCTCGCCGCGCGAGCTCGACGTGCTGCGCGAGATGGCCGCGGGCAAGACGAACGCGGGCATCGAGGCGGCGCTGTTCCTCTCGGCGTCGACCGTGGAGAAGCACGTGAACGCGATCTTCACCAAGCTGCGCCTGCCGGAGAGCGGGGTGCACCGGCGAGTGGCCGCGGTGCTGGCGTTCCTGCGGAGCTCGAGCGGATCGCACGGCTCGAGCGGATCCGCATAG
- a CDS encoding winged helix DNA-binding domain-containing protein translates to MITDRDLARWRLQSQLLAAPTGDAEHVVQSLLAVQAENPSQSAWAVATRTASAHQDDLAAALARGSVLRTHVLRSTWHYVPADDVRWLQEVTSPRVLRVYEQQLRPLGDRVTALADTVEAALAEASGPALTRQELAAALAERGEPLTGQPLGLLMAWLEVHNRVTSGAPRDGEHTYVLFDERVPAPRRLDRDEGLAELALRYFTSHGPATERDLMYWATLIVTDVRRGIAAAGDRLESFEHDGRTFWHAAGEAPASGERGAAAPSAHLLQVLDEMYRGYQDSRWVLDADGLVPRGREAAIGMALVDGQLLAGMRRTVTPTAVTFMLHPHRTLSARERSAIQDAAARYAAYLGLEPKVRIPVD, encoded by the coding sequence GTGATCACCGATCGGGACCTCGCCCGCTGGCGGCTGCAGTCGCAGCTGCTCGCCGCGCCGACCGGCGATGCCGAACACGTGGTGCAAAGCCTCCTCGCCGTCCAAGCCGAGAACCCGTCGCAGTCGGCATGGGCGGTGGCGACGCGCACCGCGTCCGCTCACCAGGACGATCTGGCAGCCGCGCTCGCGCGAGGAAGCGTGCTGCGCACGCACGTGCTGCGCTCGACGTGGCACTACGTGCCCGCCGACGACGTGCGATGGCTGCAAGAGGTCACCTCACCACGGGTGCTGCGCGTCTACGAACAGCAGTTGCGGCCGCTCGGTGACCGGGTCACCGCGCTCGCCGACACGGTCGAGGCGGCGTTGGCCGAGGCATCCGGACCCGCCCTGACGCGCCAGGAGCTCGCCGCCGCGCTCGCCGAGCGAGGCGAACCCCTCACCGGGCAGCCGCTCGGTCTGCTGATGGCCTGGCTCGAGGTGCACAACCGGGTCACGAGCGGCGCGCCTCGCGACGGCGAGCACACCTACGTGCTGTTCGACGAACGCGTGCCGGCCCCCCGGCGACTCGACCGTGACGAGGGGCTCGCCGAACTCGCGCTGCGGTACTTCACGTCGCACGGGCCGGCGACCGAGCGGGACCTCATGTACTGGGCGACCCTCATCGTGACCGACGTGCGGCGTGGCATCGCGGCGGCGGGCGACCGGCTCGAGTCGTTCGAGCACGACGGGCGCACCTTCTGGCACGCCGCCGGCGAAGCGCCGGCTTCCGGAGAACGCGGCGCCGCGGCGCCGTCCGCACACCTGCTGCAGGTGCTCGACGAGATGTACCGCGGCTATCAGGATTCGCGCTGGGTGCTCGATGCCGACGGTCTCGTGCCGCGGGGGCGTGAGGCGGCGATCGGCATGGCGCTGGTCGACGGTCAGCTGCTCGCCGGAATGCGGCGCACAGTCACCCCGACGGCGGTCACGTTCATGCTGCATCCGCATCGCACGCTGAGTGCGCGCGAACGCTCGGCGATCCAGGATGCCGCGGCGCGGTACGCCGCCTACCTGGGCCTCGAGCCGAAAGTCCGGATCCCCGTCGACTAG